One part of the Vitis riparia cultivar Riparia Gloire de Montpellier isolate 1030 chromosome 8, EGFV_Vit.rip_1.0, whole genome shotgun sequence genome encodes these proteins:
- the LOC117920058 gene encoding probable membrane-associated kinase regulator 4, with amino-acid sequence MAPNLPSYNYADEDYIDMEVSPSANFLCYSINSPPQSREFEFQMSSISHGREFISPADELFYKGKLLPLHLPPRLQMVQKLLHNSNAAAFEDKEEAFDEEFFTIPFMASTIKPPANTSTPLESCISPSESRRVSNELNPDAYFFEWSSDVSGSVHELPKKSWLMKFKQSSLGQKFNASRTYLKSLFSKSGCSDESCAKAACNEQACNVSKGKQCLSKYMKIAKKTPFEQIENERYQMSPTVMKSIDKEMVDDGVNSHRRSFSGAIGRHSPTKCSSSSFSSSGSSSCSSFSFNSNGFCDLQLLKRCSSANAEIEISIEGAIAYCKQSQQLFSSRETVAEVGFYSLSGSRFAVCEDQERPALCSI; translated from the coding sequence atgGCCCCAAACCTTCCTTCGTATAACTATGCAGATGAAGACTACATAGACATGGAAGTGAGCCCTTCAGCCAACTTCTTATGTTACTCCATTAACTCTCCTCCACAATCTCGAGAGTTTGAGTTTCAAATGTCTTCAATCTCTCATGGGAGAGAATTCATTTCCCCTGCTGATGAACTCTTCTACAAGGGAAAACTCCTTCCTCTTCACCTCCCACCTCGCTTGCAAATGGTGCAGAAACTCCTTCACAACTCCAACGCTGCAGCATTTGAGGACAAAGAGGAAGCTTTTGACGAGGAGTTCTTCACCATTCCATTTATGGCCAGCACTATCAAGCCCCCCGCTAATACCAGCACCCCACTGGAATCATGCATCTCACCATCAGAGTCTCGCAGGGTCAGTAATGAGCTCAACCCAGATGCGTACTTCTTTGAATGGTCATCTGACGTGAGCGGCTCCGTCCATGAACTACCGAAGAAGTCTTGGTTGATGAAATTCAAGCAGTCCTCACTGGGTCAAAAGTTTAACGCTTCCCGAACTTACCTCAAGTCGCTGTTTAGCAAGTCTGGTTGTTCAGATGAGTCTTGTGCCAAGGCAGCCTGCAATGAGCAAGCGTGCAATGTTTCTAAAGGCAAGCAGTGTCTAAGTAAGTACATGAAGATAGCGAAGAAAACCCCATTTGAACAGATTGAAAATGAGCGATACCAAATGTCACCTACTGTCATGAAGAGCATTGACAAAGAGATGGTTGATGATGGTGTTAATAGCCATAGAAGGTCATTCTCAGGGGCGATTGGACGCCATTCTCCAACCAAGTGCTCGtcatcatcattttcttcatccGGTTCTTCTTCTTGCTCCTCCTTTTCCTTTAATTCAAATGGGTTTTGTGACTTACAGCTGCTCAAGAGGTGCAGCAGCGCCAACGCAGAGATTGAGATTTCAATTGAGGGAGCAATTGCTTACTGTAAACAGTCCCAGCAGTTGTTTAGTTCAAGAGAAACTGTAGCTGAAGTTGGGTTCTATTCACTATCTGGTTCAAGGTTTGCAGTTTGTGAAGATCAAGAAAGACCAGCACTTTGTAGCATATGA
- the LOC117920482 gene encoding ankyrin repeat-containing protein ITN1-like, whose protein sequence is MGSGFEGDERDLEKGEARPQNLTHLNDPSPLPSPSAATSGPALVLSNSGKALGISASSKALGASASSKALGVSPSSKALVLSNSGKALVLSNSGKSLVLSNSGKRIDQAGKKKYVKQVTGRHNDTELHLAAARGDLEAVKQILGEIDAQMTGTLSGADFDAEVAEIRAAVVDEVNELGETALFTAAEKGHLDVVKELLQYSTKEGIAMKNQSGFDALHIAASKGHQVIVEVLLDYDPELSKTVGQSNATPLISAATRGHLAVVNKLLSKDSGLLEISKSNGKNALHLAARQGHVDIVKALLDKDPQLARRTDKKGQTALHMAVKGVSREVVKLLLDADAAIVMLPDKFGNTALHVATRKKRAEIVYELLLLPDTNVNALTRDHKTALDIAEGFPLSEETSDIRDCLARYGAVKANELNQPRDELRKTVTEIKKDVHTQLEQTRKTNKNVSGIAKELRKLHREGINNATNSVTVVAVLFATVAFAAIFTVPGGDNDSGVAVVVDSPSFKIFFIFNAIALFTSLAVVVVQITLVRGETKSERRVVEVINKLMWLASVCTSVAFIASSYIVVGRHNRWAAILVTVIGGVTMAGVLGTMTYYVVKSKRIRLLRKKEKHLRSGTTSWRHSELSDSEVNPIYAI, encoded by the exons ATGGGTTCTGGATTTGAAG GGGACGAGAGGGATCTGGAGAAGGGAGAGGCCCGGCCCCAGAACCTTACCCATTTGAACGATCCGTCGCCGCTGCCTTCTCCATCGGCTGCGACCTCAGGGCCCGCGCTGGTTTTATCCAATTCTGGTAAGGCTTTGGGTATCTCTGCTTCCAGTAAGGCTTTGGGTGCATCGGCATCTAGTAAGGCTTTGGGTGTTTCGCCTTCCAGCAAGGCTTTGGTTCTGTCCAATTCTGGTAAGGCTTTGGTTCTATCAAATTCCGGTAAGTCTCTGGTCCTGTCCAATTCTGGAAAGCGGATCGATCAAGCGGGAAAGAAGAAGTACGTGAAGCAGGTGACTGGGCGGCATAATGATACGGAGCTGCATTTGGCCGCTGCGCGTGGGGACTTGGAGGCAGTGAAGCAGATTCTGGGCGAGATAGATGCTCAGATGACGGGAACATTGAGCGGGGCAGATTTTGATGCTGAGGTGGCAGAGATTCGGGCTGCAGTTGTGGACGAAGTGAATGAGTTGGGGGAGACAGCATTGTTTACTGCTGCAGAGAAGGGGCATCTGGATGTGGTGAAAGAGTTATTGCAGTACTCTACTAAAGAGGGCATTGCCATGAAGAATCAATCTGGATTTGATGCTCTACATATTGCTGCAAGTAAAGGTCACCAAG TAATCGTTGAGGTGCTATTGGACTATGACCCAGAGCTAAGCAAAACAGTGGGCCAATCAAATGCAACACCTCTAATATCTGCAGCAACAAGAGGGCATCTAGCAGTAGTTAATAAATTGCTGTCTAAAGATTCTGGCTTGCTAGAGATATCTAAATCCAATGGAAAGAATGCATTACATTTAGCTGCTCGGCAGGGGCATGTAGATATTGTAAAAGCATTGCTTGACAAAGATCCACAACTGGCAAGAAGGACTGATAAGAAAGGGCAAACTGCATTGCATATGGCTGTAAAAGGGGTTAGTCGTGAAGTGGTGAAGTTGCTTCTTGATGCAGATGCAGCCATTGTGATGCTCCCAGACAAGTTCGGTAACACAGCATTACATGTAGCAACCAGGAAAAAGCGAGCTGAG ATAGTGTATGAGTTGTTACTCCTCCCAGACACCAATGTGAATGCATTGACAAGAGACCACAAAACAGCCCTTGACATAGCTGAAGGATTCCCTCTGTCTGAAGAAACCTCTGACATAAGAGACTGCTTGGCACGGTATGGTGCTGTCAAAGCTAATGAACTGAACCAGCCACGTGATGAGCTTAGGAAAACTGTAACAGAAATCAAGAAAGACGTTCACACCCAGCTTGAACAAACCCGGAAAACCAACAAGAATGTGAGTGGGATTGCCAAGGAACTCCGCAAGCTCCACAGGGAAGGAATCAACAATGCCACCAACTCAGTCACTGTGGTGGCTGTGCTCTTTGCAACAGTTGCATTTGCGGCCATCTTCACAGTTCCTGGTGGTGATAATGACTCGGGGGTGGCTGTGGTGGTGGACAGTCCATCTTTTAAGATATTCTTCATCTTTAATGCCATTGCACTCTTCACATCATTGGCTGTTGTTGTGGTACAGATCACCCTGGTGAGAGGGGAGACGAAATCTGAAAGACGGGTCGTGGAGGTGATCAATAAGTTGATGTGGTTGGCCTCTGTTTGCACTTCAGTGGCCTTCATTGCTTCATCTTACATAGTGGTTGGCCGCCATAACAGGTGGGCTGCCATTCTTGTTACAGTTATAGGAGGAGTTACAATGGCAGGAGTTCTTGGTACTATGACTTATTATGTGGTGAAGTCCAAACGAATTCGGTTACTAAGGAAGAAAGAGAAGCATTTGAGGAGTGGTACCACTTCATGGCGTCACTCAGAGTTGTCTGATTCAGAAGTCAACCCAATTTATGCCATCTGA
- the LOC117920540 gene encoding ankyrin repeat-containing protein At5g02620-like, protein MEAPARQQSFRRKNITKQLTGKRDDTSLHSAARAGNLELALDILSKCEDAEALKELLSKQNQSGETALYVAAEYGHCDLVKEMMEYYDVSSAGIQARNGYDAFHIAAKQGDLEVLKVLMEAIPETSMTVDLSNTTALHTAAAQGHISVVSFLLEKGSSLANIAKSNGKTALHSAARKGHLEVVKALLSKEPGISTRTDKKGQTALHMAVKGQNIEVVDELMKSDPSLINMVDAKDNTTLHVAVRKCRAQIVQQLLSHKATDTEAINKSGETALDTAEKTGHAEITTILQEHGVKSAKSIMPPTKNKARELKQTVSDIKHEVHHQLEHTRQTRKRVQGIAKRINKMHSEGLNNAINSTTVVAVLIATVAFAAIFNVPGQYADDPEHVPPGLSPGEANIAPRTPFMLFFIFDSLALFISLAVVVVQTSIVVIERKAKKKMMAIINKLMWLACVLVSVAFLSLSYIVVGTKARWLAVGVTGIGTVIMATTLGTMCYWVIVHRIEAKKSRSIRRSTMSSRSRSSPMSVMSDSEILNNEYKKLYAI, encoded by the exons ATGGAGGCTCCGGCGAGGCAGCAAAGCTTCCGCCGGAAGAACATCACTAAGCAGTTGACGGGAAAACGGGATGATACTTCATTACATTCTGCAGCAAGAGCGGGAAATTTGGAATTGGCTTTAGATATTCTTTCCAAGTGTGAAGATGCGGAGGCGTTGAAGGAATTGTTGTCTAAGCAGAATCAATCTGGTGAAACTGCTCTTTATGTTGCTGCTGAATATGGTCACTGTGATTTGGTTAAGGAGATGATGGAGTACTATGATGTCTCCTCTGCTGGTATCCAAGCAAGAAATGGCTACGATGCCTTCCACATTGCTGCCAAGCAAGGGGACTTGG AGGTCTTGAAGGTCCTCATGGAGGCCATTCCAGAAACTTCCATGACTGTTGATCTATCAAACACCACAGCATTGCACACTGCTGCAGCACAAGGTCATATTAGTGTAGTCAGTTTCCTCTTGGAGAAAGGCAGCAGTCTGGCCAACATAGCAAAAAGCAATGGAAAAACCGCCTTGCATTCTGCTGCTCGGAAGGGGCATTTGGAGGTTGTGAAGGCCCTATTGAGCAAAGAGCCTGGAATTTCAACAAGGACTGATAAGAAGGGCCAGACAGCTCTCCATATGGCAGTTAAGGGACAAAATATTGAAGTGGTGGACGAGTTGATGAAGTCAGATCCTTCTTTGATAAACATGGTTGATGCCAAGGACAACACTACATTGCATGTAGCTGTCCGGAAGTGTCGGGCTCAG ATAGTTCAGCAGCTACTAAGTCACAAAGCAACTGATACAGAAGCCATCAACAAGTCTGGGGAAACTGCTCTTGACACAGCAGAGAAAACTGGGCACGCTGAGATCACAACCATACTTCAGGAGCATGGAGTCAAAAGTGCTAAATCCATCATGCCTCCGACAAAAAACAAGGCCCGAGAACTCAAACAAACTGTAAGTGACATTAAGCATGAGGTCCATCACCAGCTCGAGCACACCCGCCAAACACGTAAACGTGTGCAGGGTATAGCCAAGCGGATCAACAAAATGCATTCAGAAGGGCTCAACAATGCAATCAACTCCACCACAGTTGTAGCTGTCCTCATTGCCACTGTTGCTTTTGCAGCCATTTTTAATGTTCCAGGCCAGTATGCTGATGATCCAGAGCATGTCCCTCCTGGGCTCTCTCCTGGAGAAGCGAACATTGCCCCTAGAACTCCCTTCATGCTTTTTTTCATCTTTGACTCCCTTGCCCTATTCATATCTCTGGCTGTTGTGGTGGTTCAGACTTCAATTGTGGTCATAGAGAGGAaggcaaaaaagaaaatgatggctATTATTAACAAACTAATGTGGTTGGCTTGTGTGCTGGTCTCTGTGgcctttctttcactttcttatATCGTTGTTGGAACCAAGGCAAGGTGGTTGGCTGTTGGAGTAACTGGAATAGGGACTGTGATCATGGCAACAACGTTAGGAACAATGTGTTATTGGGTGATTGTGCACCGGATCGAGGCTAAAAAATCGAGGAGCATTCGAAGGTCAACCATGAGTAGTAGGTCCCGTTCATCTCCTATGTCAGTTATGTCAGATTCTGAGATCCTGAACAATGAGTATAAGAAACTCTACGCCATTTGA